The genomic stretch atatatacctttttgtcctttttcttagatttttttggATCCTCAATCTTGGCTGTTGAAGGATGTCTTCTAATTTGAACTTCCCACGCATGGTTTATGTCTTTTAAATTTTTGGAATGTTCATCTGTTTCTGGTTGTTTCACAGAGCAAATAACATTCAAATTTAAAGGCATGCTAAATGCAGAGTCAAGAAAATCGGAACCTAAACAGTTTCCATCAATTtgatcatcatcatcatcttcatcatctGACCAATCGCTGAAGTCTTCATCATcttcaaaagtcataaaaaaagaatgtgaaGGTTGATTTTGTGATTCACTAGTGTTACTGTCTGGACTAAAACCTAACATGAAAGCAACGGCTGGATTTTGGCACTTTTGGAAAGAAATGTCTGATTGACTTGTCTCCTCTGTCATGTCTGTAGAATCTTCCTTTTTAGCTTTGGATCTTCGTCGCCTTTTAGCTGAGGGtctacattttttattttctttccttataaaaagtataaaagatTTATCTTCTAATGTATTTTCTTCACTGTTTTTATCTGTTTCACTACTTATGCTACTAGGAGATTGTTGAGAGTTGGTTGcattaatttgaatttgaaactgTGAAGATTTTCCATCTAATTTCCTGAAATTGAAGCTCTTGCAATTGTCATTCATTTCATTGCCTCCAATTTTGTCAATATTGGACTTCTTTTCACACGTTATATTTTTGCCACTTTCCTCTACTTCCACAACTTCATAATTTGAGGAATCAGGTACAACCCGAGTCTTCAGTTCATCACATTCATCATCTGTACATAAATCTAACCAACTGTTTACAACTTCGCCATTGTTGTCAGGTATTTCACAACTGTCTTCACTATCCTTTTTTTGTTGTTCCAATCGGCTGCTTTTTTCCCTTTCTTTAGGATTCTCTGAAAGTGTTTTTTTGCTGCCATTTTTCGGTTCACATTTTTCTTCATCACAACGCTTTGGATTTGATTGCACTCTTTCTGTATCTGGACTAGAAGTAACAGATTCTATATTATTAgtttttacatcatttaaaatTCTGTCTTTATCACAGTTTTTTCTGGAAGGATTATTGGAATGCTTTGTCTGATTTACACTACCTGTAGCACCAGCAGATTTGCAAGAAATCTTTGCTAAATAGTTTTGcttgaatttatttttatagcACTGATTCAAATTACAATAAGTCATTTTTGGAATGTATGATCTTTCCGATGTTGTATTCGATGGTGCTGTTATGCCAATCGTTGAAGCCACTACCGCAGGATGGAACATTGCCATTGGTTTGTTGTTCCACATATTGCTCTGCCTCTGGGATGTGAGCGGACAATAAGATTTTCCTCTTGATTCAGTCATTATTGGTTTAGAATCGtctataattgttttgtttacaatatccttcaatattttacatgaattatGGCTATCCTCAGCAGTCAAATTATTTCTGTACCCACCTAAGTTGGTATACTTTCTATTAAACATGTTCCTGAGGTCAACCCCTTTACTATTAAATGATTGTTTATTATTACCACTCTTCCTGGAACTATGGTCAATCATAGTGTCAATGTCCGAACTTTCTGACGAAATTTCACCCGTACTGTCGAGTCTCATGAAAGGTACCCGTGTTACGTGATTAGGGTCAAATCGTTTCCCATATGgcataattttaaatgaaactaCTTATCCAGCGGCTTCTCTTGCAATCTTTGTTGAATAATGGTTCCAACCGTCTGACAAAGGATTGTTGGCAAAGTAATACTCCTTTAAAGAACTGTCAATAAGTGTTCTTACAATTTCTTGTGAGCTGGGATCAGAATTACGACTTACTCCGCAAAATATCCAGCCAGATTGTTCTTGGTTATCAGAATCACAATTCACagtattgtattgtttatataaattCCAAATTCTGTTTTCAACTATCCCATACATTTTGAACTATTTAATTATTATCTTCTTTGTGTGTTGCTTTAAAAATGATCTGTGTAACGGTAAACATGTTGTCTTATATTTTTCGACATGGATAATTCCCGGAAGTTCGAGAATTTCCACAGTCCGGTTCGTTCGCATAATATAGTTCTCCGATTTGCATGAAATTATATTTCAATATCTCAATTAACACACAAACTACAAATTCAAAATGTaatgaaaatcatttcaaatagTTCAAGTAACATTTTATATATgacaagaattaaaaaaatattccaaaagagcaaaattttccaaaagcgtaataatctattatttatttttagattcaTAAAATGTGACGGTCAGTGCTTTATTGCATCAGCTTTCGCTTAAGAAGGGAAGATGCCCgttaattgtaatattttgaaCAAGTACAATTAAAATGCACATTGTGTTGTTGAATTGATGACTGAGTTGACCTACAATGCATAAACGAACTCGATAATTAAGGGATTCCGATATTTCTTTGTACTATAATTAGACTGGTAGTAAACGGGGATGATTGACGCACTGTGAATTGACGTCATAAGCACATGCTTTCTATCTGAGTAATAAAATGAATTCTATAATTAGAAACAGGTATTCCGAAGCAAGGATAAATTTTTAACTAGGACTACACAAAACGCTTGATTGTCGAGAAAGAACTTTACAGAGttaaagtttgttatttttaaaaatccttaaaaaaatatCTGCACGCAAGATTATAGAATAGAACAGAATATTTTATTCACCAAAATCACCCAAGGTCCGTGTCACTCTTAAGCTTACATTTCCATAAGGGAccgtactattttttgtcctttaagtgatatctaaatttgtttgtttcgcctttattaaaaaaattgctatgcgtataagcataaatactacatacttgtgcgacgccttttagttttactgaaaactgcgcagactaagaaatgtttttacaagtgcaaaatgttctatgatagatatcattttgtcagacacctttcattttttgatttgcttcttataacatgccaaaaatctgtatatttaatagagtttaacattaaattaagcgttttactcttaacagacgtataaccaacccgattagcacatatccagaaatcaacgccactttgcttatttgaatattatactaaagaaatcggatacgggtcacggaaattacattaaaatgatagggaattttgaaaaaatgtctgttttaattttaatttaagtgatagacaggttgccggggcagaaaatgaagatacacaacaatatacaccatttaaacgaaacataatgactgttgctgcaaaaatacaggttcctgagctattttaaaaatcgaagcgagaggcttttaacattgcagtgtaaaatacaggctgaaatggctgaaacgtcaaatttgcaaacttcgtgttgaaaattggcttacaaggtcaatacaaaaacaggttgccggggtgaaatatgaaacttgaattcccaaagaataagcaagtccaaaccttgtatttgtagtcgttgaactctaggttcccacgtaaaattaaaatgtcactatttcaagaagaataaactcacgaaagcacgaaaaattcactaaattcgcgttcattgttttgattttgaccgcctgacaactttacggaaatatcaaagtgattgtaaataaggactctgtgacgggcaacttataatatccgtgttttaaagattttaatgatatcaagcctatcaagccagtccagttcaaagtactatcacgtggtacaattctctttacatattatgaatattaattagcaaaaccactactaatttctggctatgagaccaatcgcccatatagccgcatactcaatatagattaaccgaccaatctctcggttagccgagtgtcggccgtgtctGCCTGTCTTGGCGTGACGTCTTTATACAAAATCCATCGGATGCCTGTatactgattgatactttagtctgGGATTACCTGATTTATTCATCATTTGTAAGTTGCTATGAACTAACTTTCAGTACTCTTAGGTCGGTTATTTGTGTCTTTTATTTGTTTGCACTTTCgcggatctacaatctgtcgactcttgtatcttggcattgcacaatgtcatgtttttctctgactctTTATAACGCTTTTACAATACAaccattggatgttggatatgAACTGACTGATGATTTAATCGTAGGTgcataatttttgtcgagcctgcgactgttgtcgcagaaagctcgacatagggatagtgatccggcggcggcggcggtggcgATGGCGGTAACTAACttgttaaaagctttatattttagaaggtggaagacctggttGCTtcatatactttgtatataacaacaacaacaacaaaaacaacaacaacaacaacaaaaatactttattttaagagggttacacagttagctatataactaatcttccctgaggccctcaacATATATAGATGCCtgatgttacgaagtttccgtgtgtcacatgtccattgtcattgacctcattttcatggttcagtgactacttgaaaaaagtcaagacctcattttggtggttcattggtcaatgtgaagttttcatggttaagtttgtttcttagatactataagcaataggtcaactatatttaatgcataacgattaattgtaaggtgtacatgtctgcctgctgttgttcatctgaccttgacctcattttcatggttcattggtcacaATATAGCTTTCTTGATTAAGtctgtatctcagaaactataagcagtaggtcagcTATATTAAGTGTATTGAAATATTATAAGGTGTagatgtatttcttgtttggttaaTCTGATCGTATcttcattttcttggatcatgcataggtcaccgtacggccttcaataatgagcaaagcccataccgcatagtcagctataaaaggccccgaaatgacaacgtaaaacaattcaaacaagaaaactaacggccttatttatttcaaaaaatgaacgaaaaacaaatatgtaacacataaacaaacgacaaccactgaattacaggctcctgacttcagacaggcacatacatacatatgttgcgggtttaaacatgttagcgggatcccaaccctccccttaacctgggacagtggtataacagtacaacataagactcagttgaaaaaggcttaactcatcagatggacaaaaatacaagtggacgtggccgggtacttgtacatcccaacaacaaaaagacactaggaacagatgcCTACtgtaatttttgattttatgCCAGATATTTTAAAGGTTATCATTTTGGATGGGGTTTGCTAGTTGTAGAAGGCTGCACATCCAGTACTCTATAATTATTTTAACACTTACGTCGTTTGGACTCTGGTGGACAGTAACTGCTGtcccattgacaatcataccacatcttctcacatttatttttctaaagACCATGATATGATACTGATAATTTGTTGGCTGTACTCGTCCATCTCTTagagattttttattatttaaaaaataaaaaattcattcGTACTCCAACACTTTCTTGTATATGTAATATGTAATGTtcctatatatatgttgtgtacaagttatcattttgtacaaattataatttgtacaaaaatattgtacaaattataatttgtattttgactttgtacaaattacaatttgtacaaaattcacttataacttgtacaataatttataatGTGGGTTTTGGTGAAATCAGCATTGAATCAAACGGTAGAATTTTAATTAACTGACCACACATTAAACCTTATTAACAGAATAtactgttttttttacaaaattacaaaaggcagactgattttcaattttttttttagaaagaaaaaagtaaatttgcaggatttaaaaaaaaaatttaatgc from Mytilus edulis chromosome 7, xbMytEdul2.2, whole genome shotgun sequence encodes the following:
- the LOC139481058 gene encoding uncharacterized protein DDB_G0284459-like; the protein is MPYGKRFDPNHVTRVPFMRLDSTGEISSESSDIDTMIDHSSRKSGNNKQSFNSKGVDLRNMFNRKYTNLGGYRNNLTAEDSHNSCKILKDIVNKTIIDDSKPIMTESRGKSYCPLTSQRQSNMWNNKPMAMFHPAVVASTIGITAPSNTTSERSYIPKMTYCNLNQCYKNKFKQNYLAKISCKSAGATGSVNQTKHSNNPSRKNCDKDRILNDVKTNNIESVTSSPDTERVQSNPKRCDEEKCEPKNGSKKTLSENPKEREKSSRLEQQKKDSEDSCEIPDNNGEVVNSWLDLCTDDECDELKTRVVPDSSNYEVVEVEESGKNITCEKKSNIDKIGGNEMNDNCKSFNFRKLDGKSSQFQIQINATNSQQSPSSISSETDKNSEENTLEDKSFILFIRKENKKCRPSAKRRRRSKAKKEDSTDMTEETSQSDISFQKCQNPAVAFMLGFSPDSNTSESQNQPSHSFFMTFEDDEDFSDWSDDEDDDDDQIDGNCLGSDFLDSAFSMPLNLNVICSVKQPETDEHSKNLKDINHAWEVQIRRHPSTAKIEDPKKSKKKDKKVHFPEDATIAKVHHMITWAHAYQAARKGQWRENALDHERFQRRIDDTEKILTPVLLTEHRNKMYKLLSES